In Candidatus Defluviibacterium haderslevense, the following are encoded in one genomic region:
- a CDS encoding dihydroorotase, producing MDYIFKKVIIVDPQSPYHLKKRDVWIKNGTIHEIKANIVPNKNSIILDVAGSFLSPGWVDIGVHTGEPGFEERETLISLSNASVAGGYTTICCLSNTNPVLHSKSEIHFILHNSHSLPIHIWPIGAISKDNASVEMAEILQMFQSGAVAFSDGNQSIQKSGLLLRALEYLKLLPKSLIINQSLDDNLWIKGQIHEGLVSTKLGLKGIPSIAEYIAVQRDIEILRYAQSRLLIHKISTSESVQLIRNAKLTLKDLFASVSIFNLAFEENSLEQFNHQLKLNPPIRSTKDREALIKGLIDGSIDIICSDHTPMNPEKKELEFQSSAFGAISLETAYSLIQTFLNNEIDASLWVEKVAINPRKILNKEKVSLQENVVAELTWFHPDINWNYSDGFIKSISKNSPLRNKSLKGKILGVYNKNKFISNII from the coding sequence ATGGACTATATATTTAAAAAAGTAATCATAGTTGACCCTCAAAGTCCTTATCATTTAAAAAAGAGAGATGTTTGGATTAAAAATGGTACAATCCATGAAATTAAAGCTAATATTGTTCCAAACAAAAATTCAATAATTCTTGATGTAGCGGGATCATTTTTGTCTCCCGGATGGGTAGATATTGGTGTCCATACGGGAGAACCAGGATTTGAAGAAAGAGAAACCTTAATAAGTCTTTCAAATGCCTCTGTTGCTGGCGGCTATACTACTATTTGTTGTTTATCAAATACCAATCCTGTATTACATTCAAAATCCGAAATTCATTTTATACTCCATAATTCACATTCACTCCCAATTCATATTTGGCCGATTGGAGCTATTAGTAAGGATAACGCATCTGTTGAAATGGCTGAGATTTTACAGATGTTCCAATCTGGTGCTGTTGCTTTTTCAGATGGGAATCAATCCATCCAAAAAAGTGGCTTATTGTTAAGGGCATTAGAATATTTAAAATTATTACCCAAATCATTAATTATCAATCAAAGTTTAGATGATAATTTATGGATCAAGGGCCAGATTCACGAAGGTCTTGTAAGTACTAAGTTAGGCTTAAAAGGTATCCCGTCCATTGCTGAATATATTGCCGTCCAGAGAGACATAGAAATTCTTCGTTATGCGCAATCCAGACTACTCATTCATAAAATATCTACATCTGAATCTGTTCAATTAATTCGGAATGCCAAATTAACATTAAAGGATTTATTTGCTTCAGTTTCAATATTTAATTTGGCTTTCGAAGAAAATTCATTGGAACAATTTAATCATCAATTAAAACTTAACCCACCCATTCGATCTACCAAAGATCGTGAGGCACTTATTAAAGGACTCATTGACGGAAGTATTGATATTATATGTAGTGATCATACTCCAATGAATCCGGAAAAAAAAGAATTGGAGTTTCAGTCATCAGCATTTGGAGCAATTTCACTTGAAACTGCCTATTCATTAATTCAAACTTTTTTAAACAATGAAATTGACGCATCACTCTGGGTTGAGAAAGTTGCAATCAACCCAAGAAAAATTCTGAATAAAGAAAAAGTAAGCCTGCAAGAAAATGTCGTCGCTGAATTAACTTGGTTTCATCCAGATATAAATTGGAATTATTCAGATGGATTTATAAAATCCATTTCCAAAAATAGTCCATTAAGAAATAAAAGTTTAAAAGGAAAAATTTTAGGAGTATATAATAAAAATAAATTTATTTCAAATATTATTTAA
- a CDS encoding DUF4199 domain-containing protein: protein MINYPYAIRIGLIWGAAYILIQLILYLFSSSLITNSWIASLIFLLGLIPMYISGSEHKLKLGGYLSWKEALIPIWISSIVYSFFSMVFTFILYNFLAPELIDEQRNAQIKMMENFRGTMGNEATEKAIEDIANSNPFGFGKIILAFCFSLIFYFIISSIIALIIKKENPNSIFEKYKDNSDPFDATNS from the coding sequence ATGATTAATTATCCATATGCGATTAGAATAGGTTTGATTTGGGGTGCAGCCTATATTCTTATCCAGTTAATTCTTTATCTTTTTAGTAGTTCATTAATAACCAATTCATGGATTGCAAGTTTAATTTTTTTGTTGGGATTAATTCCGATGTATATTTCGGGTTCAGAACATAAATTAAAATTGGGTGGATATTTATCCTGGAAGGAAGCTTTAATACCCATTTGGATTAGCTCTATAGTCTATTCATTTTTTTCAATGGTTTTTACATTTATTTTATATAATTTTCTAGCTCCTGAGTTAATCGATGAGCAACGAAATGCTCAAATTAAAATGATGGAAAATTTTAGAGGTACTATGGGTAATGAAGCAACAGAAAAAGCTATCGAAGATATAGCAAATTCAAATCCCTTTGGTTTTGGAAAAATAATTCTTGCATTTTGTTTTTCACTCATTTTCTACTTTATAATATCTTCCATCATAGCTCTTATTATTAAAAAAGAAAATCCAAATAGTATATTTGAAAAATATAAAGATAATTCTGATCCTTTTGATGCAACGAATAGCTAA
- the yidD gene encoding membrane protein insertion efficiency factor YidD: protein MKWFNYIIIFPIRVYQIFISPILGKNCRFNPTCSNYMIQAVNEWGIFYGVFLGIRRITKCHPWGGSGDDPIPKKKK, encoded by the coding sequence ATGAAATGGTTCAACTATATAATAATATTTCCAATTCGGGTTTATCAGATTTTTATTTCACCAATCCTAGGAAAAAATTGCAGATTCAATCCAACTTGTTCTAATTATATGATACAGGCAGTAAATGAGTGGGGTATTTTTTACGGTGTTTTTTTAGGAATTAGGCGTATAACTAAATGTCACCCTTGGGGTGGAAGTGGAGATGATCCAATTCCAAAGAAAAAAAAATGA
- a CDS encoding alkaline phosphatase D family protein, with protein sequence MIKTLLNLVLIVFHLFFCSPLMAQLISGPMLGYIEHRTAKIWCEIGAKSNATLQFWPINKTVSPKSAFPNYHSAFDYKTIVFDLVGLEPGQEYEYQITIDKKDKSERLKGTFKTQVLWKYRIPAPDFSFLAGSCNYINQPIYDRPGKPYGSDSIIFLSMAKEKAEFMLWLGDSWYTREVDFQSKWGLWNRASRDRAVSEIQPIFKSMSHFAIWDDHDYGPNNEGLSYIFQEESRKVFMAYTANPTYGLYDKGTYSKISYNDVDLFMMDNRTWRSSDDMLSNINNIPNSEKLMFGQEQINWLKNSLLNSYAPFKIIVTGSQVVNEVEDGGDCFYNYPVEYNDLMNFLNVHKINGVIFLTGDKHHSEIIKKDREMAYPLYDVTVSSLTAGISKVKKEFINQSNRIPNTLVEEHNYGRFTVSGKPKDRVLQVEFVNISGQAKSKWLISENDLRYNKK encoded by the coding sequence ATGATTAAAACGTTGCTTAATCTCGTATTAATAGTATTCCATTTATTTTTTTGTTCTCCATTAATGGCTCAATTAATTAGTGGACCTATGTTGGGATATATAGAACATAGGACGGCAAAAATTTGGTGTGAAATTGGAGCAAAATCTAATGCAACACTTCAATTTTGGCCAATAAACAAAACAGTTAGTCCGAAATCAGCATTTCCTAATTATCATTCTGCATTTGATTATAAAACTATAGTTTTTGATTTGGTTGGTTTAGAGCCTGGTCAAGAATATGAATATCAAATAACCATTGACAAAAAAGACAAATCTGAAAGATTAAAGGGCACTTTTAAAACTCAAGTATTATGGAAATATAGAATTCCAGCGCCGGATTTTTCATTTCTTGCCGGTAGTTGTAATTATATCAATCAACCTATCTATGACAGACCTGGGAAACCATATGGTTCAGATTCAATCATTTTTCTATCTATGGCAAAAGAAAAAGCAGAATTCATGTTATGGTTAGGCGATAGTTGGTATACTCGGGAGGTGGATTTCCAAAGTAAATGGGGTTTATGGAATAGGGCATCCAGAGATCGAGCGGTAAGTGAAATTCAACCCATTTTTAAATCAATGTCTCATTTTGCAATTTGGGATGATCATGATTATGGACCAAATAATGAAGGCTTGTCTTACATTTTTCAAGAGGAATCAAGAAAAGTATTTATGGCTTACACGGCTAATCCAACATATGGATTGTATGATAAAGGAACATACAGTAAAATTTCTTATAATGATGTAGATTTGTTTATGATGGATAACCGCACCTGGCGCAGTTCAGATGATATGTTAAGTAATATTAATAATATTCCAAATTCGGAAAAATTGATGTTTGGTCAAGAGCAAATAAACTGGTTAAAAAATTCACTTTTGAATAGCTATGCACCATTTAAAATTATTGTTACGGGATCTCAAGTAGTGAATGAAGTTGAAGATGGTGGAGATTGTTTTTATAATTATCCAGTAGAGTATAATGATTTAATGAATTTTTTAAATGTACATAAAATTAATGGCGTAATATTTTTAACAGGTGACAAACATCATAGTGAAATAATTAAAAAAGATAGAGAGATGGCTTATCCATTATATGATGTAACGGTCTCATCATTAACAGCCGGTATTTCAAAAGTTAAAAAAGAATTTATAAATCAGTCAAATAGAATTCCAAATACCTTGGTCGAAGAGCATAATTACGGGCGATTTACTGTTTCAGGTAAGCCCAAGGATAGAGTATTGCAAGTAGAATTTGTAAATATATCAGGTCAAGCCAAATCGAAATGGTTAATTTCTGAAAACGATTTAAGGTATAATAAAAAGTAG
- a CDS encoding carboxypeptidase-like regulatory domain-containing protein, whose product MKINFFLLLILSCLVKSWSQGNQLIQISGLVLTDIDSEPKPLPFAEISIIGTGRGVYADSKGFFSMAVQKNDTLVFNYLGFKPIFYLVPDSLGKSHYTIFQIMTRDTIYLPETIVYPWPDKNYFKQEFLAMDISNVLQETALKNLAQDNLRKFFEFTPTDGQASSQLYLVQQAQKNYYNGQFRPNNLLSPTAWIAFFKAWKRGDFKRKK is encoded by the coding sequence ATGAAAATCAATTTCTTTTTATTGTTAATCCTTAGTTGTCTTGTCAAATCTTGGTCCCAAGGCAATCAATTAATTCAAATTTCCGGTCTCGTATTAACCGATATTGATTCAGAACCTAAACCATTACCTTTTGCAGAAATCAGTATTATTGGTACTGGAAGGGGTGTATATGCAGATAGTAAAGGGTTTTTTTCAATGGCAGTTCAAAAAAATGATACCCTTGTTTTTAATTACTTAGGGTTTAAACCCATATTTTATTTAGTACCGGATAGTTTAGGCAAATCTCATTATACTATTTTTCAAATTATGACAAGAGATACCATATACTTACCCGAAACTATTGTTTATCCCTGGCCAGATAAAAACTATTTCAAGCAGGAATTTCTAGCCATGGATATTTCTAACGTACTTCAAGAAACTGCTTTAAAAAACTTAGCTCAAGATAACCTCCGCAAATTTTTTGAATTTACCCCAACTGATGGTCAAGCCTCAAGTCAACTTTATTTAGTTCAACAAGCACAAAAAAATTATTACAATGGTCAATTTAGACCAAATAATCTACTAAGTCCAACCGCATGGATAGCCTTTTTTAAAGCTTGGAAAAGAGGAGATTTTAAAAGAAAAAAATAA
- a CDS encoding TerC/Alx family metal homeostasis membrane protein encodes MNKDYLSYIIFIVALVFSFILDLFVFSKKGQEVKLKNALYQYLFWVLIALGYFGYLWFEYDSNKALNYLSAYLMEMSLSIDNIFVFVMIFSSLQISKENIGRVLIIGVALAVIFRIIFISVGIILVQHFSWILYIFGAFLIYTGYKLFSENPEEESDIKDGKVYHFLTKYLRYTDDEPHGKYTINRKGKIFFTKLALAIFMLGITDIIFALDSIPAVFGITTDNLVVFSSNIFAVLGLRALFFILQKAADNFDFLQQGIAIVLIFIGIKMFLVFVDIHIPNWISLLTIVACISASIWYSIYHQRKNTKLL; translated from the coding sequence ATGAACAAGGATTATTTAAGTTATATCATTTTTATTGTTGCACTTGTATTTTCATTTATTTTAGATCTTTTTGTATTTAGTAAAAAAGGTCAGGAAGTAAAATTAAAAAACGCCTTGTATCAATATTTATTCTGGGTATTAATTGCTTTAGGGTATTTTGGATACTTGTGGTTTGAATATGACAGTAATAAAGCTTTAAATTATTTATCGGCATATTTAATGGAAATGTCACTTTCGATAGATAATATATTTGTTTTTGTAATGATTTTTTCATCTTTACAAATATCTAAAGAAAACATTGGTAGAGTATTGATAATTGGTGTCGCACTTGCTGTAATTTTCAGGATCATATTTATTTCTGTTGGTATTATTTTGGTACAGCATTTTTCTTGGATATTATATATTTTTGGAGCATTTCTAATATACACTGGGTATAAATTATTTTCAGAAAATCCAGAAGAAGAAAGTGATATCAAAGATGGTAAAGTTTATCATTTCTTAACAAAATATCTTCGATATACTGATGATGAACCACATGGTAAATACACTATAAATAGAAAAGGAAAAATATTTTTTACCAAACTGGCATTAGCAATTTTTATGCTTGGAATTACAGATATTATTTTTGCATTAGACTCTATACCAGCTGTTTTTGGAATTACAACGGATAATTTGGTAGTATTCTCATCAAATATTTTTGCAGTATTAGGGCTGAGAGCACTTTTCTTTATTTTGCAAAAAGCAGCTGATAATTTTGATTTTTTGCAACAAGGAATTGCTATCGTTTTAATATTTATTGGTATTAAAATGTTTTTAGTGTTTGTTGATATTCATATACCAAATTGGATTTCATTATTGACTATTGTAGCATGCATAAGTGCATCAATATGGTATTCAATATATCACCAACGAAAAAACACCAAATTGCTTTAA
- a CDS encoding OmpA family protein, translating to MNVIDLLKSYLNHEFLSKTSNFIGETEHSTSKGLEAILPILLGGVLNESTHQDRIHQIWDLINHKDNQSSLLNNLNDFSIEDISNESQIISSSFIQLLFGDNHSALIDGFSKFSNFKSSASANKLLTIAGSFVLSFLKKKSTTENYGVSGLTTWLGGYKREIINAIPSDLKSILNFTNLTNTVNQEFDSKPTSDENGSNWWMWLIGLIGLLALLWTMMKACNTSDRDDLVQTKIENVNNTLNDSTTLGSNTINSNTNDLMNSLDSSVKAKWDLLGQSIKLTLPGGIEINAPVKGVENALISFINDKSKIVDKTTWFNFDRILFETGKATLNPVSMDQISNIYSILKAYPSVEIKIGGYTDNTGDPKANQKLSLERAEAVRTSLVEKGVEGIRMVAEGYGQDHSIADNNTEAGRDLNRRVAIRVTKK from the coding sequence ATGAATGTAATTGATCTATTAAAAAGCTACTTAAACCATGAATTCCTTTCCAAAACCTCAAATTTTATTGGAGAAACAGAGCATTCAACTTCAAAAGGATTAGAAGCTATTTTACCTATACTTTTAGGTGGTGTTTTAAATGAATCAACTCATCAAGATCGGATCCATCAAATTTGGGATTTAATCAATCATAAAGACAACCAAAGCAGTCTTTTAAATAATCTTAATGATTTTTCAATAGAAGACATTTCTAATGAAAGTCAAATTATAAGTAGCTCCTTCATTCAACTTTTATTTGGAGACAATCATTCAGCATTAATAGATGGTTTTTCTAAATTTTCAAATTTTAAAAGTTCAGCTTCTGCTAATAAATTATTAACTATTGCAGGTTCATTCGTGTTATCTTTTCTTAAGAAAAAATCAACTACTGAAAATTATGGCGTTTCAGGCTTAACTACTTGGTTAGGTGGTTATAAACGAGAGATAATAAATGCTATACCGAGTGATTTAAAATCAATATTAAATTTTACCAATTTAACAAACACAGTTAATCAAGAATTCGATTCTAAACCAACATCAGATGAAAATGGAAGTAATTGGTGGATGTGGTTAATAGGGTTGATTGGATTATTAGCATTATTATGGACTATGATGAAGGCTTGTAATACATCTGACAGGGATGATTTGGTTCAAACTAAAATTGAAAATGTAAACAATACATTGAATGATTCAACGACTTTAGGATCTAATACAATAAATTCAAATACAAATGATTTGATGAATTCCTTAGATTCTAGCGTAAAGGCCAAATGGGATCTACTTGGCCAATCGATTAAATTAACCCTCCCAGGAGGAATTGAAATTAATGCACCAGTAAAAGGAGTAGAAAATGCCTTAATTTCTTTTATTAATGATAAATCAAAAATCGTTGATAAAACCACTTGGTTTAATTTTGATAGAATATTATTTGAAACCGGAAAAGCCACATTAAATCCTGTTTCAATGGATCAAATTAGTAATATTTATTCAATATTGAAAGCATATCCATCTGTTGAAATAAAAATTGGAGGGTACACTGATAATACTGGTGATCCTAAAGCTAATCAAAAACTTTCTTTAGAAAGAGCTGAAGCGGTAAGAACTTCACTAGTAGAAAAAGGGGTAGAAGGTATTAGAATGGTAGCCGAAGGTTATGGTCAAGATCATTCTATTGCTGATAACAATACAGAAGCGGGTAGAGATTTGAACCGAAGAGTGGCTATTCGAGTTACAAAAAAATAA
- a CDS encoding putative metal-dependent hydrolase: MEELKYPIGKWKSPDTIDKIRCSNWINEIKDLPNQLKSTLSHINENDLQRKYRPEGWTIQQVVHHIADSHMNAYIRHKLSTTEDTPTINPYNEKLWSEMLDVKMIPIDVSLNLIESLHLRWAVFLGSLNETDLKKGFIHPQHNKKILLEESIGMYAWHGTHHLHHLKNALKFNY; the protein is encoded by the coding sequence ATGGAAGAATTAAAATACCCAATTGGAAAATGGAAATCTCCAGATACTATTGATAAGATTCGATGTTCGAATTGGATCAATGAGATTAAAGATTTACCGAATCAACTCAAAAGTACCTTGTCTCATATTAATGAAAATGACCTTCAACGCAAATATCGACCGGAAGGATGGACCATCCAACAAGTAGTTCATCATATTGCTGATAGTCATATGAATGCATATATTAGACACAAACTTTCAACAACTGAAGATACCCCTACTATTAATCCATATAACGAAAAATTATGGTCCGAAATGTTAGATGTAAAAATGATACCCATCGATGTATCATTAAATCTAATTGAAAGTCTTCATTTACGTTGGGCCGTTTTCTTAGGTTCATTGAATGAAACAGACCTCAAAAAAGGGTTCATCCATCCACAACATAATAAGAAAATTTTATTGGAAGAATCTATTGGGATGTATGCATGGCATGGA